Genomic window (Candidatus Atribacteria bacterium ADurb.Bin276):
ATATTAAATCTAAAACTACATTTACACCTACCATAATAACACTGATTCGAACTGGTGTCACAGTATCCTTAAGCGAATAGAAGGCTTTGGTGATAATGTGATTCATCGAGAAAAAAACCAGTCCGGGAAGGTAAAACAAAAGACTCTGGGCAGTCATCTGAGATGCAACCGTGTCAAACATTCCTCGTTCATATATTAAGCGTATGGCTTCATTTCGAAATATAGCCAGGTAAGTTGTAATGGGAATCATTATGAATAAAACCAATCGGATTCCTTGAGAAAAAGTATTATTCCATTCTTGAGGATTATTTTTAAATACTAACTGTGACAGGGAAGGAAGAATGGCGGTTGAAAGAGCAATACCAAAAATTCCTAAGGGGAGTTCTAATAAACGATCAGCATAATAGAGTGCGGATACCGCTCCTTCTTGACAAGTTGAAGCAATGATTCGATCGACCAAGGTGTTTATTTGACCAACTGCCAGAGCCAAGGTAACTGGCAGCATGAGTCGAATTACCTCACGAAAACCTGGGTCTTGCCAAAATTTTCTGAAAAATTTGAGAACAAATCCTTTTTTATAAAAGGGATAAAGCTGAATAACAAATTGACCAATACCACCAATCAGCACACCAATTGCTAAAGAATACGGGCCGGCATAGGCTCTGAGCAACAAAAGAGTAAGAATTGTCCCGGCATTAAAAAATACCGGCGCTATCGCTGACCAACTGAAAATGTGGAGGGTGTTCAGTATTCCCATGACCAGAGCCGACCAGGATATTATGAGCAAAAAGGGGAACATAATACGGGTCATGTTGATAGCCATATGAATTTTATCCGGTTCGGA
Coding sequences:
- the murJ gene encoding putative peptidoglycan biosynthesis protein MurJ; translated protein: MTKERSLIRNTAVVGAGTFLSRITGLIREILVSSMFGASWVTDVFFVAYTIPNLLRRLFAEGALSTSVIPVFSQYSEKSHDESQKFIYSIFTGLTLVVSVVCVIGIAFSPWIVEMVGVGFRSEPDKIHMAINMTRIMFPFLLIISWSALVMGILNTLHIFSWSAIAPVFFNAGTILTLLLLRAYAGPYSLAIGVLIGGIGQFVIQLYPFYKKGFVLKFFRKFWQDPGFREVIRLMLPVTLALAVGQINTLVDRIIASTCQEGAVSALYYADRLLELPLGIFGIALSTAILPSLSQLVFKNNPQEWNNTFSQGIRLVLFIMIPITTYLAIFRNEAIRLIYERGMFDTVASQMTAQSLLFYLPGLVFFSMNHIITKAFYSLKDTVTPVRISVIMVGVNVVLDLILVRYLSFSGLALATSLVAVLNCICLFISLKRKHAFYEKDHTFCYWLVKIIILNLLFIGLCWGILHVVQNLQSILSLLAFFGISVVVFSLIYILLSQSIGLKEGKSIWSFILRKLVGKG